In Rubrivirga marina, the following are encoded in one genomic region:
- a CDS encoding helix-turn-helix transcriptional regulator has translation MGEDEGLREELRSRIAWTYRVEEAHCGPAGIEHALSVLPDLVLVDVTIPDADGIALLATLRDDGRTRHVPVILLSAGAPHDQAADVLGLAAGVAGLVTDWEPLLSLPASAIGPPLPPQDQSFLERVDDAIRTHMGSPSFGARALAEAVSVSPRQLRRRLAELTGESPAGHVRRIRLERAAALLRDGAMSVKEVSYAVGFASTSGFRAAFREAHGVAPSEFGREVFSS, from the coding sequence ACTCCGCTCCCGCATCGCGTGGACTTACCGCGTCGAGGAGGCTCACTGTGGTCCTGCCGGCATCGAGCACGCCCTGTCCGTGCTCCCGGACCTCGTGCTCGTGGACGTGACCATCCCCGACGCCGACGGCATCGCGCTCCTGGCGACCCTCCGCGACGACGGACGGACGCGGCACGTGCCAGTCATCCTCCTCTCCGCCGGCGCACCCCACGACCAGGCTGCCGACGTGCTCGGGCTCGCCGCCGGCGTCGCGGGGCTCGTTACCGACTGGGAGCCGCTTCTGAGTCTCCCCGCCTCGGCGATCGGCCCGCCCCTCCCGCCCCAGGACCAGTCATTTCTCGAGCGGGTCGACGACGCGATCCGCACCCACATGGGATCCCCCAGCTTCGGGGCCCGCGCGCTGGCCGAGGCGGTCTCAGTGAGCCCGCGCCAGCTCCGACGCCGACTCGCCGAGCTCACCGGGGAATCGCCCGCGGGCCACGTTCGCCGCATCCGCCTTGAGCGGGCCGCCGCGCTGCTCCGCGACGGGGCGATGAGCGTCAAGGAGGTCTCCTACGCGGTCGGGTTCGCCAGCACGTCCGGGTTCCGGGCTGCCTTCCGCGAGGCCCACGGCGTCGCGCCCTCGGAGTTCGGTCGCGAGGTCTTCT